One part of the Leclercia sp. LSNIH1 genome encodes these proteins:
- a CDS encoding YfiR family protein, which translates to MLLISCGHAIGGTLSRTDKSVRSIVSGIVSYTRWPTLSGQPTLCIFASSRYVEALSIDGPDTLPYIPVIIHSDQEALSAGCHALYFGSEPPHAQLELSTAFNARPLLLIAEQNSQCLTGSAFCLIIDDRQVRFSVNMNVLSRSGVRVSPDVLMLAWNTKHE; encoded by the coding sequence ATGCTGTTAATATCCTGCGGACACGCTATTGGCGGAACATTATCCAGAACGGATAAATCGGTACGTTCAATTGTCTCCGGGATCGTCAGTTATACCCGCTGGCCCACCCTCTCTGGCCAGCCAACCCTGTGCATTTTTGCCTCTTCCCGCTACGTTGAGGCGCTCAGTATCGATGGCCCGGACACGCTGCCCTATATCCCCGTCATTATCCATAGCGATCAAGAGGCACTGAGTGCAGGATGCCATGCGCTCTATTTTGGCAGTGAGCCTCCCCACGCCCAACTTGAATTAAGCACAGCATTTAATGCCAGACCGTTACTCCTCATTGCGGAGCAAAATTCGCAGTGTCTTACAGGCAGCGCTTTTTGCCTGATAATAGACGATAGACAGGTCAGATTTTCCGTCAATATGAATGTGCTGTCGCGCAGCGGAGTCCGGGTTAGTCCTGATGTGTTAATGCTTGCATGGAATACAAAGCATGAATAA
- the dgcN gene encoding diguanylate cyclase DgcN: MNKEFTSAPRPTFKRTLRRISIISVLITMTLVWLLLSIASVFTLKQYAQRNLELTSATVSRSLEATLVFNDTAAAHEALATLGKQGQFSSAILLDRHDNPFAAWSMEPDVQADPLSQLVSQWLFPQPIRQRVWHNNLPIGELRLTARDSLISHFLWTSLAVLTGCILFASLVALAITRTLHNGVVTALQNITEVVHDVRTNRNFSRRVPEERIDEFHRFGQDFNSLLDEMEEWQRKLQAKNAQLLRTAMHDPLTGLANRAAFRTRISALMSDASSRANAALLFLDCDDFKLINDTWGHAAGDDVLIEVARRMVEFSGGRHQPYRLGGDEFAIILYGVHSEYEVLRLCAALTQQFSPSYELQNGLSTRMSLSIGFALGWEHHSVEALLDQADRNMYLVKHQRPRNSA, translated from the coding sequence ATGAATAAGGAATTTACATCAGCGCCGCGTCCAACGTTCAAAAGAACCCTCAGGCGCATCAGTATAATTAGTGTTCTCATTACCATGACGCTGGTCTGGTTATTATTGTCTATTGCTTCGGTATTCACACTGAAACAGTACGCGCAACGAAACCTTGAATTAACCAGCGCCACGGTAAGTCGCAGCCTGGAGGCGACGCTGGTCTTTAATGACACCGCCGCCGCTCACGAAGCGCTGGCCACACTCGGCAAACAGGGGCAATTTTCGTCAGCAATATTGCTGGACCGCCACGATAACCCTTTTGCGGCGTGGTCAATGGAGCCAGACGTGCAGGCGGATCCCCTGAGTCAACTGGTCAGCCAATGGTTATTCCCCCAGCCCATCAGACAGCGCGTCTGGCACAACAACCTGCCGATTGGTGAGTTACGCCTTACCGCACGTGACAGCCTTATTAGTCACTTTCTCTGGACGTCTCTGGCCGTGTTAACCGGTTGCATCCTGTTTGCCTCCCTGGTGGCGTTAGCGATAACCCGCACCCTGCACAATGGCGTGGTCACCGCCCTGCAAAACATTACCGAGGTGGTGCATGATGTCCGTACGAACCGGAATTTCTCCCGCCGGGTGCCAGAGGAACGTATTGATGAATTTCATCGTTTCGGTCAGGACTTCAACAGCCTGCTGGATGAAATGGAGGAGTGGCAGCGCAAACTACAGGCGAAAAATGCCCAGCTGCTGCGCACTGCCATGCACGACCCGCTCACCGGGCTGGCGAATCGGGCCGCTTTTCGTACCCGCATCTCGGCCCTGATGAGTGACGCCTCCTCGCGGGCTAACGCCGCCCTGCTCTTCCTGGATTGCGATGACTTCAAGCTGATTAACGATACCTGGGGGCACGCCGCGGGCGACGATGTGCTGATTGAAGTGGCCCGCCGCATGGTCGAATTCAGCGGCGGGCGTCATCAGCCCTATCGTCTGGGCGGGGATGAATTTGCCATCATTCTGTATGGCGTCCACTCGGAGTACGAGGTTCTGCGCCTTTGCGCTGCGCTGACGCAGCAGTTCAGCCCCTCATATGAGCTGCAAAACGGACTCAGCACCAGAATGTCGCTCAGCATTGGCTTCGCGCTGGGCTGGGAACACCATTCCGTTGAAGCGTTGCTCGATCAAGCCGACCGGAATATGTATCTGGTGAAGCATCAGCGTCCTAGAAATTCCGCGTAG
- a CDS encoding PepSY-associated TM helix domain-containing protein, which produces MTTCTSRAAWGNLLRRLHFYIGLFVGPFIFIAALSGTLYVATPQLENALYHHALFSETEGEARPLAEQIAVAEKVTGGGLPLHAVRPGLVAGETTRVMYADPALNASENRAIFIDPVSLAVRGDMTVYGTSGILPLRQKIDYLHRSLLLGDIGRIYSELAASWMWIAALGGIALWFYTRPKRRINNRFQNHRRLHVSLGWCLLLGMLLFSATGLTWSQWAGGNVDKLRAQLNWLTPQVNTQLHGPAEVADPHADHHGHHMSMPMPQMKPDLALYDGVMNAAYAAGIDATKLEIRPAKSATTAWTVTEIDRGWPTQVDAVAVDPATLTVIDRTRFADFPLMAKLTRWGVDFHMGVLFGLPNQLVLIAFGLALCVMIVWGYRMWWMRRPRQTATNPAQTLCQSWLALPLWGRVLSFAIAFLLGLAMPVMGCSLALFVIVDWLRWRGASAALSSTRNF; this is translated from the coding sequence ATGACTACCTGCACTTCGCGCGCAGCCTGGGGCAACCTGCTGCGTCGTCTTCACTTCTATATTGGTCTGTTTGTCGGGCCGTTTATCTTCATCGCTGCGCTCTCAGGTACGCTCTATGTCGCTACGCCGCAGCTGGAAAATGCGCTTTATCATCATGCCCTGTTCAGCGAGACCGAGGGAGAAGCGCGTCCCCTTGCTGAACAGATCGCGGTCGCAGAAAAGGTCACCGGCGGAGGGCTACCTCTGCATGCGGTACGTCCGGGCCTGGTTGCAGGTGAGACCACCCGGGTGATGTATGCCGACCCGGCGCTGAACGCCTCTGAGAACCGGGCCATCTTTATCGACCCGGTCAGCCTGGCGGTGCGCGGCGATATGACCGTCTATGGCACCAGCGGTATCCTGCCGTTACGCCAGAAGATTGATTATCTGCATCGGTCATTACTGCTGGGCGATATCGGGCGTATCTACAGCGAGCTGGCCGCGTCATGGATGTGGATCGCTGCGCTGGGAGGGATCGCGCTGTGGTTCTATACCCGGCCAAAACGGCGCATCAATAACCGCTTCCAGAACCACCGTCGGCTACACGTCTCCCTCGGCTGGTGTCTGCTGCTGGGCATGCTGTTGTTCTCGGCTACCGGCCTGACCTGGTCCCAGTGGGCGGGGGGCAACGTGGATAAACTGCGTGCGCAGCTGAACTGGCTCACGCCGCAGGTGAACACGCAGCTGCACGGTCCGGCGGAGGTCGCCGATCCGCATGCCGATCATCATGGTCACCACATGTCGATGCCCATGCCGCAGATGAAGCCCGACCTGGCATTGTATGACGGCGTAATGAACGCGGCTTATGCAGCAGGTATTGACGCCACGAAGCTGGAGATCCGCCCGGCGAAAAGCGCTACCACGGCGTGGACGGTAACGGAGATCGATCGCGGCTGGCCGACGCAGGTGGACGCGGTGGCTGTTGACCCGGCGACCCTGACGGTGATCGATCGGACCCGCTTTGCGGATTTCCCGCTGATGGCCAAACTGACCCGCTGGGGTGTGGATTTCCATATGGGGGTGCTGTTTGGCCTGCCAAACCAGCTGGTGCTGATCGCTTTTGGCCTCGCGCTGTGTGTGATGATCGTCTGGGGATACCGGATGTGGTGGATGCGAAGACCCCGCCAGACGGCAACCAATCCGGCGCAGACGCTGTGTCAGAGCTGGCTGGCGTTGCCGCTGTGGGGGCGCGTGCTCTCTTTCGCTATCGCCTTTTTACTGGGGCTGGCGATGCCAGTAATGGGATGCAGCCTGGCGCTGTTCGTCATCGTTGACTGGCTGCGCTGGCGCGGGGCATCAGCGGCGTTGTCTTCTACGCGGAATTTCTAG
- a CDS encoding DUF2946 domain-containing protein, whose product MIVFAPLVSVSLQKDPMSAMPGMHHDMSMMAEHHAPPESMPVDHAEACGYCVLLAHVPGVILALVMLLCAVLLRQRLTPPRPSVRHWHFFPWLCPDTRAPPHLSAYSI is encoded by the coding sequence ATGATCGTCTTTGCGCCGCTGGTCTCTGTCTCGTTGCAAAAAGATCCCATGAGCGCGATGCCCGGCATGCACCATGACATGAGCATGATGGCAGAGCACCATGCCCCGCCCGAAAGCATGCCGGTTGACCATGCCGAAGCCTGCGGTTACTGCGTACTGTTGGCCCACGTGCCGGGTGTGATTCTGGCGCTGGTGATGCTGCTGTGCGCGGTATTACTCAGGCAGCGCCTGACGCCGCCGCGCCCCTCTGTTCGCCACTGGCACTTCTTCCCCTGGCTCTGCCCCGATACCCGCGCACCGCCGCACCTGTCTGCTTATTCCATTTAA
- the rplS gene encoding 50S ribosomal protein L19 encodes MSNIIKQLEQEQMKQDVPSFRPGDTVEVKVWVVEGSKKRLQAFEGVVIAIRNRGLHSAFTVRKISNGEGVERVFQTHSPVVDSIAVKRRGAVRKAKLYYLRERTGKSARIKERLN; translated from the coding sequence ATGAGCAACATTATTAAGCAACTTGAACAAGAGCAGATGAAGCAGGACGTACCTTCCTTCCGTCCGGGTGATACCGTGGAAGTGAAAGTATGGGTTGTTGAAGGTTCCAAAAAACGTCTGCAGGCATTTGAGGGCGTGGTTATCGCTATCCGTAACCGCGGTCTGCACTCTGCATTCACTGTTCGTAAAATTTCCAACGGCGAAGGCGTTGAGCGTGTCTTCCAGACTCACTCTCCGGTAGTTGACAGCATTGCTGTTAAACGTCGTGGTGCTGTACGTAAAGCTAAACTGTACTACCTGCGTGAGCGTACTGGTAAGTCTGCTCGTATTAAAGAGCGTCTGAACTAA
- the trmD gene encoding tRNA (guanosine(37)-N1)-methyltransferase TrmD, giving the protein MWIGIISLFPEMFRAITDYGVTGRAVKNGLLSIESWSPRDFTHDRHRTVDDRPYGGGPGMLMMVQPLRDAIAAAKAAAGEGAKVIYLSPQGRKLDQAGVSELATNQKLILVCGRYEGIDERVIQTEIDEEWSIGDYVLSGGELPAMTLIDSVSRFIPGVLGHEASATEDSFADGLLDCPHYTRPEVLEGMEVPPVLLSGNHAEIRRWRLKQSLGRTWLRRPELLENLALTEEQAKLLAEFKTEHAHQQQKHDGMA; this is encoded by the coding sequence ATGTGGATTGGCATTATTAGCCTGTTTCCTGAAATGTTCCGCGCGATTACTGATTACGGGGTAACTGGCCGGGCAGTAAAAAATGGCCTGCTGAGCATCGAAAGCTGGAGTCCACGTGACTTCACGCATGACCGGCACCGTACCGTGGACGATCGTCCTTACGGCGGCGGACCGGGGATGCTCATGATGGTTCAACCCTTGCGGGATGCCATCGCAGCAGCAAAAGCCGCGGCAGGTGAAGGCGCAAAGGTGATTTATCTGTCACCTCAGGGACGCAAGCTTGATCAAGCGGGCGTCAGCGAACTGGCAACGAATCAGAAACTGATTCTGGTGTGTGGTCGCTACGAAGGGATAGATGAGCGCGTAATTCAAACCGAGATTGACGAAGAATGGTCTATCGGCGATTACGTTCTCAGCGGTGGTGAGTTACCGGCAATGACGCTGATTGACTCGGTTTCCCGGTTTATTCCGGGGGTTCTGGGCCATGAAGCTTCAGCAACAGAAGACTCTTTTGCTGATGGATTGCTGGACTGTCCACACTATACCCGTCCTGAAGTGTTAGAAGGGATGGAGGTACCGCCAGTATTACTGTCGGGAAACCATGCCGAGATTCGTCGCTGGCGCCTGAAGCAGTCGCTGGGCCGTACCTGGCTTAGAAGACCTGAACTTCTGGAAAACCTGGCTCTGACTGAAGAGCAAGCAAAGTTGCTGGCCGAGTTCAAAACTGAACACGCGCACCAGCAGCAGAAACATGATGGGATGGCCTGA
- the rimM gene encoding ribosome maturation factor RimM (Essential for efficient processing of 16S rRNA), translated as MMSKKAPVEPIVLGKMGSCYGIRGWLRVFSSTEDAESIFDYQPWFIQKAGKWEEVELESWRHHNQDIIIKLKGVDDRDAANALTNCEIVVDSSQLPQLEEGDYYWKDLMGCQVVTTEGYGLGKVIDMMETGSNDVLVIKANLKDAFGIKERLVPFLDGQVIKKVDLATRTIEVDWDPGF; from the coding sequence ATGATGAGCAAAAAAGCACCTGTTGAACCGATTGTATTGGGCAAAATGGGTTCTTGCTACGGTATCCGTGGTTGGCTCAGAGTGTTTTCCTCCACCGAAGACGCCGAAAGCATTTTTGACTATCAGCCCTGGTTTATCCAGAAGGCCGGTAAGTGGGAAGAGGTCGAGCTGGAAAGCTGGCGTCACCACAATCAGGACATCATCATCAAGTTGAAAGGCGTTGACGATCGTGATGCCGCGAATGCGCTGACTAATTGTGAAATTGTCGTCGATTCGTCGCAGTTGCCACAGCTGGAAGAGGGTGACTACTACTGGAAAGACCTTATGGGTTGCCAGGTAGTCACGACTGAAGGTTACGGTCTGGGGAAAGTCATCGATATGATGGAAACCGGATCCAATGACGTTCTCGTCATTAAGGCAAACCTGAAAGATGCGTTTGGTATCAAGGAGCGGCTGGTTCCGTTCCTCGATGGGCAGGTTATCAAGAAAGTCGATCTCGCTACTCGTACTATCGAAGTAGATTGGGATCCTGGTTTTTAA
- the rpsP gene encoding 30S ribosomal protein S16, whose protein sequence is MVTIRLARHGAKKRPFYQVVVTDSRNARNGRFIERVGFFNPLAAGAEEETRLDLDRIAHWVGQGATVSDRVATLIKAANKAA, encoded by the coding sequence ATGGTAACTATTCGTTTAGCACGTCACGGCGCGAAAAAGCGTCCGTTCTACCAGGTTGTTGTCACCGACAGCCGTAATGCACGCAACGGTCGCTTCATCGAGCGTGTTGGTTTCTTCAACCCACTGGCCGCTGGCGCAGAAGAAGAAACCCGTCTGGATCTGGATCGTATCGCTCACTGGGTTGGCCAGGGCGCTACTGTTTCCGATCGCGTTGCTACGCTGATCAAAGCAGCAAACAAAGCAGCTTAA
- the ffh gene encoding signal recognition particle protein, with product MFDNLTDRLSRTLRNISGRGRLTEDNIKETLREVRMALLEADVALPVVRDFINRVKEKAVGHEVNKSLTPGQEFVKIVRNELVAAMGEENQSLNLAAQPPAVVLMAGLQGAGKTTSVGKLGKFLREKHKKKVLVVSADVYRPAAIKQLETLAEQVGVEFFPSDVGQKPIDIVNAALKEAKLKFFDVLLVDTAGRLHVDEAMMDEIKQVHAAINPVETLFVVDAMTGQDAANTAKAFNEALPLTGVVLTKVDGDARGGAALSIRHITGKPIKFLGVGEKTEALEPFHPDRIASRILGMGDVLSLIEDIESKVDRAQAEKLASKLKKGDGFDLTDFLEQLRQMKNMGGMASLMGKLPGMGQIPDNVKAQMDDKVLVRMEAIINSMTLKERAKPEIIKGSRKRRIAAGCGMQVQDVNRLLKQFDDMQRMMKKMKKGGMAKMMRGMKGMMPPGFPGR from the coding sequence ATGTTTGATAATTTAACCGATCGTTTGTCGCGCACGCTGCGCAACATCAGCGGCCGTGGACGCCTTACCGAAGACAATATTAAAGAGACGCTGCGCGAAGTGCGTATGGCGCTGCTCGAAGCAGACGTCGCGCTGCCTGTCGTCCGTGATTTCATCAACCGCGTAAAAGAGAAAGCGGTTGGCCATGAAGTGAATAAGAGCCTGACCCCGGGTCAGGAGTTCGTCAAAATCGTGCGTAACGAACTGGTTGCGGCGATGGGCGAAGAGAACCAGAGCCTGAACCTGGCGGCGCAACCACCCGCAGTGGTGCTGATGGCGGGTCTGCAGGGTGCGGGTAAAACCACCAGCGTCGGTAAGCTGGGTAAATTCCTGCGCGAGAAGCACAAGAAGAAAGTGCTGGTCGTCTCTGCCGACGTTTATCGCCCGGCGGCGATCAAACAGCTGGAAACCCTGGCTGAACAGGTTGGCGTGGAGTTCTTCCCGTCCGATGTCGGACAGAAACCGATCGATATCGTTAACGCGGCGCTGAAAGAGGCGAAGCTGAAGTTCTTTGACGTGCTGCTGGTGGATACCGCCGGTCGTCTGCACGTTGACGAAGCGATGATGGACGAGATTAAACAGGTGCATGCCGCGATCAACCCGGTAGAAACCCTGTTTGTCGTTGACGCCATGACCGGTCAGGATGCGGCCAATACCGCAAAAGCCTTCAACGAAGCGCTGCCGTTAACCGGCGTGGTGCTGACCAAAGTGGACGGCGACGCCCGCGGCGGTGCGGCGCTCTCTATTCGTCATATCACCGGTAAGCCAATCAAGTTCCTCGGCGTCGGCGAAAAGACCGAAGCGCTGGAGCCGTTCCACCCGGACCGTATTGCCTCCCGTATCCTCGGCATGGGCGACGTGCTGTCGCTGATCGAAGATATCGAGAGCAAGGTTGACCGTGCCCAGGCCGAGAAGCTGGCCTCCAAGCTGAAAAAAGGCGACGGCTTCGATCTGACCGACTTCCTGGAGCAGCTGCGCCAGATGAAAAACATGGGCGGTATGGCGAGCCTGATGGGCAAGCTGCCGGGCATGGGGCAAATTCCGGATAACGTAAAAGCGCAGATGGACGACAAGGTCCTGGTGCGTATGGAGGCGATTATCAACTCCATGACGCTGAAAGAGCGCGCGAAGCCGGAAATCATCAAAGGCTCCCGTAAACGCCGTATCGCGGCGGGTTGTGGGATGCAGGTCCAGGACGTGAACCGTCTTCTGAAGCAGTTCGACGACATGCAGCGCATGATGAAGAAGATGAAGAAGGGCGGCATGGCCAAGATGATGCGCGGCATGAAAGGCATGATGCCCCCAGGATTCCCGGGTAGATAA
- a CDS encoding cytochrome C assembly family protein — MPVFALIALVAYSVSLALIIPGLLQKNSGWRRMAILSAVIALISHAFALEARILPGDGSGQNLSLLNVGSLVSLMICTVMTIVASKNRGWLLLPIVYAFALINLAFATFMPNEFITHLETTPGMMVHIGLSLFSYATLIIAALYALQLAWIDYQLKNKKLVFSNEMPPLMTIERKMFHITQVGVVLLTLTLSTGLFYMHNLFSMENIDKAVLSIIAWFVYIVLLWGHYHEGWRGRRVVWFNVAGAGLLTLAYFGSRVIQQFAG, encoded by the coding sequence ATGCCTGTTTTCGCTCTGATCGCCCTCGTCGCGTACTCTGTCAGCCTTGCGCTGATCATTCCTGGCCTGTTACAAAAAAACAGTGGCTGGCGGCGAATGGCTATTTTGTCGGCGGTCATCGCGTTGATAAGCCACGCTTTTGCGCTCGAAGCGCGCATTTTACCGGGCGACGGTAGCGGGCAGAACCTGAGCCTGCTTAACGTCGGCTCACTGGTCAGCCTGATGATCTGTACGGTGATGACTATCGTGGCCTCGAAAAACCGCGGCTGGCTGCTGCTGCCCATTGTCTACGCCTTCGCGCTGATCAATCTGGCCTTTGCTACCTTCATGCCGAACGAATTTATTACCCACCTTGAAACCACCCCGGGCATGATGGTGCATATTGGCCTGTCGCTGTTCTCCTATGCCACGCTGATTATTGCCGCGCTGTACGCGCTTCAGCTGGCCTGGATTGACTACCAGCTCAAAAATAAAAAGCTGGTCTTCAGCAATGAGATGCCGCCGCTGATGACCATTGAGCGTAAGATGTTCCACATCACTCAGGTTGGCGTAGTATTGCTGACGCTCACCCTGAGCACTGGCCTGTTTTATATGCATAATCTCTTCAGCATGGAGAATATCGACAAGGCCGTGCTCTCCATCATCGCGTGGTTTGTCTATATTGTCCTGTTATGGGGCCATTATCATGAAGGCTGGCGCGGTCGCCGCGTGGTCTGGTTTAACGTGGCGGGTGCAGGCCTCCTGACCCTTGCCTATTTTGGTAGCCGCGTCATCCAGCAATTTGCCGGCTAA
- a CDS encoding HlyC/CorC family transporter, with protein sequence MEHISTTTLIVTLIVMVVISAYFSGSETGMMTLNRYRLRHRAKQGNRAARRVEKLLRKPDRLISLVLIGNNLVNILASALGTIVGMRLYGNAGVAIATGVLTFVVLVFAEVLPKTIAALYPEKVAYPSSFLLSPMLVLMMPLVWLLNGVTRILMRLIGIKADGVVSSALSKDELRTIVHESRSQISRRNQDMLLSVLDLEKVSVDDIMVPRNEIVGIDINDDWKAIVRQLTHSPHGRIVLYRDSLDDTISMLRVREAYRLMTEKKEFTKEVMLRAADEIYYIPEGTPLSTQLIKFQRNKKKVGLVVDEYGDIQGLMTVEDILEEIVGDFTTSMSPTLAEEVTPQNDGSVLIDGSANVRELNKAFNWQMPEEEARTINGMILEALEEIPAAGTRVRIGQYDIDILDVQDNMIKQVKVVPVKPLRESVAE encoded by the coding sequence CTGGAACACATCTCCACTACCACGCTGATCGTTACCCTGATCGTCATGGTGGTTATCTCCGCCTATTTCTCCGGCTCGGAGACCGGCATGATGACGCTCAACCGCTACCGGTTACGTCATCGCGCCAAACAGGGTAACCGCGCCGCTCGCCGTGTTGAAAAACTGCTGCGTAAGCCAGATCGCCTGATAAGCCTGGTGCTTATCGGCAATAACCTGGTCAACATTCTCGCCTCCGCGCTGGGCACCATTGTCGGCATGCGTCTCTACGGCAACGCCGGGGTCGCTATCGCCACCGGGGTGCTGACCTTTGTGGTGCTGGTCTTTGCCGAAGTGTTACCGAAGACCATCGCAGCCCTCTATCCTGAGAAGGTCGCCTATCCCAGCAGCTTCCTGCTGTCGCCTATGCTCGTTCTGATGATGCCGCTGGTCTGGCTGTTAAATGGTGTGACCCGGATCCTGATGCGCCTGATAGGTATCAAAGCAGATGGGGTGGTCAGCAGCGCGCTGAGCAAGGATGAACTGCGCACCATCGTGCATGAATCACGCTCGCAAATCTCCCGCCGCAATCAGGATATGCTGCTGTCGGTGCTGGATCTGGAGAAGGTGAGCGTGGACGACATTATGGTGCCGCGCAATGAGATCGTCGGTATCGACATTAACGACGACTGGAAAGCGATTGTCCGCCAGCTGACCCACTCCCCGCATGGCCGCATCGTGCTGTACCGTGATTCGCTGGACGACACCATCAGCATGCTGCGCGTGCGTGAAGCGTATCGTCTGATGACCGAGAAAAAAGAGTTTACCAAAGAGGTGATGCTGCGTGCGGCGGATGAAATTTACTACATCCCGGAAGGTACTCCTCTCAGCACCCAGCTGATTAAATTCCAGCGCAATAAAAAGAAAGTGGGTCTGGTAGTCGATGAGTATGGCGATATTCAGGGCCTGATGACGGTGGAAGATATTCTGGAGGAGATTGTTGGCGACTTCACCACCTCCATGTCCCCTACTCTTGCCGAAGAGGTTACGCCGCAAAACGATGGCTCGGTGCTGATTGACGGTAGCGCGAACGTCCGTGAACTCAATAAAGCCTTTAACTGGCAGATGCCGGAAGAGGAAGCCCGAACCATCAACGGCATGATTCTGGAAGCGTTGGAGGAGATCCCGGCTGCAGGCACGCGGGTGCGGATTGGTCAGTACGATATTGATATCCTGGACGTGCAGGACAATATGATTAAGCAGGTCAAGGTCGTGCCGGTTAAACCGTTGCGGGAGAGCGTCGCGGAGTAA
- the grpE gene encoding nucleotide exchange factor GrpE, giving the protein MSSKEQKTPEGQAPEEIITEQHEEVEAVEAEAGAEQVDPRDEKIANLEAQLAEAQNRERDGILRIKAEMENLRRRTELDVEKAHKFALEKFVNELLPVIDSLDRALEVADKANPDMAPMVEGIELTLKSMLDVVRKFGVEVVADTNVPMDPNVHQAIAMVESEDVAAGNVLMVMQKGYTLNGRTIRAAMVSVAKAKA; this is encoded by the coding sequence ATGAGTAGTAAAGAACAGAAAACGCCTGAGGGGCAAGCCCCGGAAGAAATTATCACGGAGCAGCACGAAGAGGTTGAGGCTGTAGAGGCTGAGGCTGGTGCTGAGCAGGTGGATCCGCGCGATGAAAAAATTGCGAATCTGGAAGCGCAGTTAGCTGAAGCCCAGAACCGCGAGCGCGATGGCATCCTGCGTATCAAAGCAGAAATGGAAAACCTGCGTCGTCGTACCGAGCTGGACGTTGAAAAAGCGCATAAATTTGCGCTGGAAAAATTTGTCAACGAACTGCTGCCGGTTATCGACAGTCTGGATCGCGCGCTGGAAGTAGCGGATAAAGCGAACCCGGATATGGCACCGATGGTTGAAGGGATTGAGCTGACGCTGAAATCCATGCTCGACGTAGTGAGGAAGTTCGGTGTGGAAGTGGTTGCCGATACCAACGTGCCGATGGATCCGAACGTGCATCAGGCCATTGCGATGGTGGAATCTGAGGACGTGGCTGCCGGCAACGTGCTGATGGTGATGCAGAAAGGCTATACCCTGAACGGTCGTACCATTCGCGCGGCGATGGTCTCCGTGGCGAAAGCAAAGGCGTAA
- the nadK gene encoding NAD(+) kinase yields the protein MSNHFKCIGIVGHPRHPTALTTHEMLYRWLCAKNYDVIVEQQIAQELQLKNVKTGTLAEIGQQADLAVVVGGDGNMLGAARTLARYDIKVIGINRGNLGFLTDLDPDNAQQQLADVLEGHYITEKRFLLEAQVCQQDCQKRISTAINEVVLHPGKVAHMIEFEVYIDEIFAFSQRSDGLIISTPTGSTAYSLSAGGPILTPSLDAITLVPMFPHTLSARPLVINSSSTIRLRFSHRRNDLEISCDSQIALPIQEGEDVLIRRCDYHLNLIHPKDYSYFNTLSSKLGWSKKLF from the coding sequence ATGAGCAACCATTTCAAGTGTATTGGAATTGTCGGTCATCCACGTCACCCTACTGCGTTGACGACACATGAAATGCTCTATCGCTGGCTGTGCGCCAAAAATTATGACGTGATTGTGGAACAGCAAATTGCTCAGGAACTGCAGTTAAAAAACGTTAAAACCGGCACGCTGGCGGAAATTGGACAGCAGGCCGACCTGGCCGTGGTGGTCGGTGGCGACGGCAATATGCTGGGCGCCGCCCGTACCCTCGCCCGTTACGATATTAAAGTCATTGGCATCAACCGTGGCAACCTGGGCTTTTTGACCGACCTCGACCCGGATAATGCCCAGCAGCAGCTCGCCGACGTGCTGGAAGGCCACTACATCACAGAAAAACGCTTTTTACTGGAGGCGCAGGTCTGCCAGCAGGATTGCCAGAAGCGGATCAGTACCGCTATCAACGAAGTGGTGCTGCACCCGGGCAAAGTGGCGCATATGATTGAGTTTGAAGTCTATATCGACGAAATCTTTGCCTTCTCGCAGCGCTCCGATGGGCTGATCATATCGACGCCGACCGGCTCGACAGCCTACTCGCTCTCGGCGGGCGGCCCGATCCTGACGCCTTCGCTGGATGCCATCACCCTGGTGCCGATGTTCCCGCATACCCTTTCAGCCCGCCCGCTGGTGATTAACAGCAGCAGCACCATTCGTCTGCGCTTTTCCCACCGCCGCAACGACCTGGAGATCAGCTGCGACAGCCAAATCGCGCTGCCTATTCAGGAAGGTGAAGATGTGCTGATCCGCCGCTGCGATTATCACCTGAATCTTATTCACCCTAAAGACTACAGCTATTTCAACACATTAAGCTCCAAGCTCGGCTGGTCGAAAAAATTGTTCTGA